In a genomic window of Elusimicrobiota bacterium:
- a CDS encoding protease-like activity factor CPAF, giving the protein MKTIKLASTFVLLAAAGAASAAPDRMFDLSRLTQGSLREAPAVNGASRSELQERMLSCLDFIRSVFKAGYAPAGWKARYAGWSLDREIAKAKAEVRADKKLGLKGFQAIVQRLINSTQDYHVSASFSHSEAASLPFKVLESGGRFYIVWIDRSKLPESSFPFQAGDELVEFGGRRTADVVKTLQASMGKGAELTDKTLAALRLTLRMAAAGMDVPKDAVTIMVRRGQTGEIATHQLAWDYTPESVLFEPARKLVSSSPFWARSDDMLSPIYRQMLEAGNPFGVGKRRSFVPDLGEKIWESLDTAPFHAYIYRSPEGRSIGYVRIPSYMPEDADASVKYFGQLMAKFDRTTDALVIDQVSNPGGGIFYLYALASTLSSGKALTTPHHRVAITQSDAAQAAEFLQLDGRITDDEDARKVLGPSLNGYPVSYQVFRFIIEYSRFIVSEWNSGRRPTAPTHLYGVDEINPSQNPYTKPILVLINELDFSGGDFFPAILQDNKRAKFLGTRTAGAGGFVQQVQYPNLLGIEGFSVTGSIAERADGNPIENLGVKPDIEYAMTAADFANGLKDYVKAVNQAVGGLAK; this is encoded by the coding sequence ATGAAGACAATAAAACTCGCCTCGACCTTCGTCCTTCTCGCCGCTGCCGGCGCCGCCTCGGCGGCTCCGGACAGGATGTTCGACTTAAGCCGCCTCACCCAGGGCTCGCTCCGGGAGGCTCCGGCGGTCAACGGAGCCTCCCGGTCCGAGCTCCAGGAGAGGATGCTCTCGTGCCTCGATTTCATCCGCAGCGTCTTCAAGGCCGGCTACGCCCCGGCCGGCTGGAAGGCCCGCTACGCGGGCTGGAGCCTCGACCGGGAGATCGCCAAGGCCAAGGCCGAGGTCCGGGCCGACAAAAAGCTCGGCCTCAAGGGCTTCCAGGCCATCGTCCAGCGCCTCATCAACTCGACCCAGGACTACCACGTGAGCGCCTCGTTCTCCCATTCCGAGGCGGCATCGCTTCCCTTCAAGGTTCTGGAAAGCGGCGGCCGGTTCTACATCGTCTGGATAGACCGCAGCAAGCTCCCGGAAAGCTCTTTCCCCTTCCAAGCGGGGGACGAGTTGGTTGAATTCGGCGGGCGCAGAACCGCGGACGTGGTCAAGACCCTGCAGGCTTCGATGGGCAAGGGCGCGGAGCTCACCGATAAGACCTTGGCCGCGCTTCGCCTGACCTTGCGCATGGCGGCCGCCGGGATGGACGTGCCCAAGGACGCGGTCACCATCATGGTGCGCCGGGGCCAGACGGGGGAGATCGCCACCCACCAGCTGGCCTGGGACTACACCCCGGAATCGGTCCTCTTCGAGCCGGCCCGCAAGCTCGTCTCGAGCTCGCCCTTCTGGGCCCGCAGCGACGATATGCTCTCCCCGATCTATCGGCAAATGCTCGAGGCCGGAAATCCCTTCGGCGTGGGCAAGCGCAGGAGCTTCGTCCCCGACCTGGGGGAGAAGATCTGGGAGAGCCTCGACACAGCGCCCTTCCACGCCTACATTTACCGCTCGCCCGAGGGCCGCTCCATCGGCTATGTGAGAATTCCCTCCTACATGCCCGAGGACGCGGACGCCTCCGTCAAGTACTTCGGACAGCTCATGGCCAAGTTCGACCGCACCACGGACGCCTTGGTCATAGACCAGGTGAGTAACCCGGGCGGGGGCATCTTCTACCTTTACGCTTTGGCCTCCACCCTCTCCTCGGGCAAAGCCTTGACGACCCCGCACCACCGCGTCGCTATCACCCAGTCCGACGCGGCCCAAGCCGCGGAATTCCTCCAACTCGACGGCCGCATCACCGATGACGAGGACGCGCGCAAGGTCCTGGGCCCAAGCTTGAACGGCTATCCCGTGAGCTACCAGGTCTTCCGCTTCATCATCGAATATTCGCGCTTCATCGTCTCGGAGTGGAACAGCGGCCGCAGGCCGACCGCCCCCACTCACCTCTACGGGGTGGACGAAATCAATCCATCGCAGAATCCCTACACCAAGCCCATCCTGGTCCTCATCAACGAGCTCGACTTCTCCGGAGGGGACTTCTTCCCGGCCATCCTCCAGGACAACAAGAGAGCCAAATTCCTGGGGACCCGGACGGCCGGGGCGGGGGGCTTCGTGCAGCAGGTCCAGTACCCCAATCTCCTGGGAATCGAGGGCTTCTCGGTGACCGGCTCCATCGCGGAGCGGGCCGACGGCAACCCCATCGAGAACTTGGGGGTCAAGCCCGACATCGAGTACGCCATGACGGCGGCGGACTTCGCAAACGGCCTCAAAGACTACGTCAAGGCCGTCAATCAGGCCGTAGGCGGGCTCGCCAAATAG
- a CDS encoding helix-turn-helix transcriptional regulator, with the protein MPGSAPAGALDPMPKLSGVPIAHKRALNRLQVAGVAPPAALRLEPGQWVRTLRVALHMTQRQFAARAGVSQGQLALLEKGRFQPQLAKLRRIFDALYCDLVVLPIPRKRVAAILAEKTLGVPTRRLWDSV; encoded by the coding sequence ATGCCAGGCAGCGCTCCGGCCGGAGCGCTAGACCCCATGCCCAAGCTCAGCGGCGTGCCCATAGCGCATAAGCGGGCGCTTAATCGGCTCCAGGTTGCCGGGGTTGCGCCGCCGGCCGCCCTGCGCTTGGAGCCGGGGCAGTGGGTGCGCACCTTGCGTGTAGCACTCCACATGACCCAGCGCCAGTTCGCCGCCCGCGCGGGAGTGTCCCAAGGGCAGTTGGCTCTCCTGGAAAAGGGCCGCTTCCAGCCTCAGTTGGCGAAGCTGCGCAGGATATTCGACGCGCTTTACTGCGACCTCGTCGTCTTGCCGATTCCGCGCAAGCGCGTGGCCGCGATCCTCGCTGAAAAGACCCTAGGGGTGCCGACGCGGCGCTTATGGGACTCGGTTTGA